A part of Microbacterium terregens genomic DNA contains:
- a CDS encoding MFS transporter — protein MTAPPPQGFTPTGTIASTTDRRRVVFATVVGTTVEWYDFFIYATAVGLVFGQLFFAPLGANSAIIAFATVGVSFLFRPLGAFLAGHFGDKYGRKVVLMWTLILMGAATALIGVLPTYEAIGVWAPILLVLLRILQGISAGGEWGGAVLMAVEHAPKKRRGVFGAAPQIGVPLGLLLASGVMALMTVIAPGDAFLQWGWRIPFLLSVVLILVGYYVRRRVEESPVFTELAARKEKAQMPIIQLFRKHTLLVVIAALVFAGNNAVGYMTTGGYIQGYATNPEGPVGLERGPVLWAVTGSAVTWLLSTFLAGWVSDRIGRRSTYIIGWILQLVGVFTLFPLVNTGNVGLLFLGLAILTIGLGFTYGPQAALYSELFPASIRFSGVSISYAIGAILGGAFAPTIAQALVQATGSTTAVTWYLVGMTLVGLAATLLLRDRSGIPLGPDHEAEQSVSPIYGLAKA, from the coding sequence ATGACCGCACCACCGCCGCAGGGATTCACCCCCACCGGCACCATCGCCAGCACCACCGATCGGCGGCGCGTCGTCTTCGCCACGGTGGTGGGAACCACCGTCGAGTGGTACGACTTCTTCATCTACGCCACGGCGGTCGGGCTCGTCTTCGGGCAGCTCTTCTTCGCGCCGCTCGGTGCCAACAGCGCGATCATCGCGTTCGCCACCGTCGGCGTGAGCTTCCTCTTCCGCCCGCTCGGCGCGTTCCTGGCCGGGCACTTCGGCGACAAGTACGGGCGCAAGGTCGTGCTGATGTGGACGCTGATCCTGATGGGCGCGGCCACCGCACTCATCGGAGTGCTGCCCACCTATGAGGCGATCGGCGTCTGGGCCCCGATCCTGCTGGTGCTGCTGCGCATCCTGCAGGGCATCTCGGCCGGCGGCGAGTGGGGCGGCGCCGTCCTGATGGCCGTCGAGCACGCGCCGAAGAAGCGCCGCGGCGTCTTCGGTGCGGCCCCCCAGATCGGCGTCCCGCTCGGACTGCTTCTCGCGTCCGGCGTCATGGCGCTGATGACCGTCATCGCTCCCGGCGACGCGTTCCTGCAGTGGGGCTGGCGCATCCCGTTCCTGCTCAGCGTCGTGCTCATCCTCGTCGGCTACTACGTGCGCCGTCGCGTGGAGGAGAGCCCGGTGTTCACCGAGCTCGCCGCGCGCAAAGAGAAGGCGCAGATGCCGATCATCCAGCTCTTCCGCAAGCACACGCTGCTGGTCGTCATCGCTGCCCTCGTCTTCGCCGGCAACAACGCGGTCGGCTACATGACCACGGGCGGCTACATCCAGGGTTACGCCACCAATCCCGAGGGCCCGGTCGGGCTCGAGCGCGGACCGGTGCTGTGGGCGGTCACCGGGTCGGCGGTGACCTGGCTGCTGTCGACCTTCCTCGCCGGCTGGGTCTCGGACCGCATCGGCCGCCGTTCGACCTACATCATCGGCTGGATCCTGCAGCTGGTCGGCGTGTTCACCCTGTTCCCCCTGGTGAACACCGGGAACGTGGGCCTGCTGTTCCTGGGCCTGGCGATCCTCACGATCGGCCTGGGCTTCACGTACGGGCCGCAGGCGGCCCTGTATTCGGAGCTGTTCCCGGCGTCGATCCGCTTCTCCGGCGTCTCGATCTCGTACGCGATCGGCGCGATCCTCGGCGGCGCGTTCGCTCCCACGATCGCGCAGGCTCTGGTGCAGGCCACCGGCTCCACCACCGCCGTCACCTGGTACCTCGTGGGCATGACGCTGGTCGGCCTCGCCGCGACGCTGCTGCTGCGCGATCGCTCCGGCATCCCGCTCGGCCCGGATCACGAGGCCGAGCAGTCGGTCAGCCCGATCTACGGGTTGGCCAAGGCCTGA
- a CDS encoding fumarylacetoacetate hydrolase family protein yields MSNSTDADGRYGPLPVRPGKIIAIHLSYASRADQRGRRPADPSYFFKPSSSVAASGGTIERPDGTELLAFEGEIALVIGTPARRVSLADAWNHVGWVTASNDFGLYDLRANDKGSNVRSKGGDGFTPIGPDLIDARAVHPAQLRLRTWVNGTLAQEDSTARLLFPLAQLVADLSQHFTLETGDVILTGTPAGSSVVVPGDVVEVEVDAPGAGLTSGRLRTTVTQGETAFDETIGSLPAVDDTQRAEAWGSLAAAGLPPEAGERGSAAGPTLSPALREKLLRIPVAGLSGQLRKRGLNNVTIDGVRPMHPGTKIVGTARTLRFVPGREDLFASHGGGYNAQKRVFDAVDEGEIIVIEARGETGSGTLGDILALRAKARGAAGIVTDGGVRDFDAVAAIGIPVYTSGAHPAVLGRKHVPWDHDVTIACGGTTVQPGDILVGDTDGVIVLPPGIAEEVADAALAQEDEDAWVADQVAAGHPVNGLFPMNAEWRGRYDAWRQTKS; encoded by the coding sequence ATGAGCAATTCGACGGATGCCGACGGCCGCTACGGGCCGCTCCCGGTTCGGCCGGGCAAGATCATCGCGATCCACCTCAGCTATGCGTCACGCGCCGACCAGCGCGGCCGCCGCCCCGCGGATCCTTCGTACTTCTTCAAGCCGTCCAGCTCTGTGGCGGCATCCGGCGGCACCATCGAGCGCCCCGACGGCACCGAGCTGCTCGCGTTCGAGGGCGAGATCGCACTGGTCATCGGCACTCCGGCCCGGCGGGTGTCACTCGCCGACGCGTGGAACCATGTCGGCTGGGTCACCGCGTCGAACGACTTCGGCCTCTACGACCTGCGGGCCAACGACAAGGGCTCCAACGTCCGTTCCAAGGGTGGCGACGGATTCACGCCGATCGGACCGGATCTCATCGACGCACGGGCGGTCCACCCCGCGCAGCTGCGCCTGCGCACCTGGGTGAACGGCACGCTCGCGCAGGAGGACTCCACCGCCAGGCTGCTGTTCCCGCTCGCTCAGCTCGTCGCGGATCTGTCCCAGCACTTCACTCTCGAAACGGGCGACGTGATCCTCACCGGCACGCCGGCCGGCTCATCGGTCGTCGTTCCCGGCGATGTGGTCGAGGTCGAGGTGGACGCCCCCGGCGCGGGGTTGACCTCGGGTCGCCTGCGCACCACCGTCACCCAGGGCGAGACCGCGTTCGACGAGACGATCGGCTCACTGCCCGCCGTCGATGACACCCAGCGGGCCGAGGCATGGGGTTCACTGGCAGCGGCCGGACTGCCGCCCGAGGCGGGCGAGCGCGGCTCGGCCGCCGGGCCCACCCTCTCGCCTGCGCTGCGCGAGAAGCTGCTGCGCATCCCGGTCGCCGGCCTCTCGGGACAGCTGCGCAAGCGCGGTCTGAACAACGTGACCATCGACGGCGTGCGCCCCATGCACCCGGGCACCAAGATCGTCGGCACCGCGAGGACCCTGCGATTCGTACCGGGACGCGAGGACCTGTTCGCCTCCCACGGCGGCGGGTACAACGCGCAGAAGCGCGTGTTCGACGCGGTCGACGAGGGCGAGATCATCGTGATCGAGGCGCGCGGCGAGACCGGATCCGGCACGCTCGGCGACATCCTGGCGCTGCGGGCGAAGGCGCGGGGCGCCGCGGGGATCGTCACCGACGGGGGCGTGCGCGACTTCGACGCGGTCGCGGCGATCGGCATCCCGGTGTACACCTCCGGCGCGCACCCGGCGGTCCTGGGCCGCAAGCACGTGCCGTGGGATCACGACGTGACGATCGCGTGCGGAGGCACCACCGTGCAACCCGGTGACATCCTCGTCGGTGACACGGATGGCGTGATCGTGCTGCCGCCCGGGATCGCCGAGGAGGTCGCCGATGCCGCTCTGGCGCAGGAGGACGAGGACGCGTGGGTGGCCGATCAGGTCGCCGCAGGGCATCCGGTGAATGGCCTCTTCCCGATGAACGCCGAGTGGCGGGGGAGGTATGACGCATGGCGTCAGACGAAATCATGA
- a CDS encoding NAD-dependent succinate-semialdehyde dehydrogenase has protein sequence MERVPDGLFIGGAWRPATDEKRLPVFDPATGEIVKQIADASPADGKAALDAAVEAFPAWAATPPRERAELLRRAFDLLQERKEDFALLMTIEMGKPLAEARGEVAYGGEFLRWFSEETARVQGRYGPNPEGTGRMIVSQHPVGPCYLITPWNFPLAMATRKVAPALAAGCTVVIKPAALTPLTTLYFAKVLEDAGLPAGVVNVITTTQTGAVSEPIIRDPRLRKLSFTGSTPVGQALLKQAADGVLRTSMELGGNAPFVIFEDADLDKAVDGAIAAKFRNIGQACTAANRFIVHRSVADAFAQRVTERVQGFAIGRGTEDGVTIGPLIDDRAVAKAAQLVGDAVQRGATVRTGGNAIDGPGTFYEPTVITDVQPGSEILREEIFGPVLAIVPFDTEDEAVRLANDTEYGLVSYVFTDNLARGQRMIERLETGMMGLNMGVVSNAAAPFGGWKMSGLGREGGAEGIHEYLQTKYTLTANPYG, from the coding sequence ATGGAGCGCGTGCCGGACGGCCTGTTCATCGGGGGCGCGTGGCGCCCGGCGACGGATGAGAAGCGTCTGCCGGTCTTCGATCCGGCCACCGGGGAGATCGTCAAGCAGATCGCGGATGCCTCGCCGGCCGATGGCAAGGCTGCACTGGATGCCGCGGTCGAGGCGTTCCCGGCGTGGGCGGCGACGCCGCCGCGCGAGCGCGCCGAGCTGCTGCGTCGCGCGTTCGATCTGCTGCAGGAGCGCAAGGAGGATTTCGCGCTGCTGATGACGATCGAGATGGGCAAGCCGCTGGCCGAGGCGCGCGGCGAGGTCGCCTACGGCGGTGAGTTCCTGCGCTGGTTCAGCGAGGAGACCGCGCGCGTGCAGGGCCGGTACGGTCCGAACCCGGAGGGCACGGGTCGCATGATCGTCTCGCAGCACCCTGTCGGCCCGTGCTACCTGATCACCCCGTGGAACTTCCCGCTCGCGATGGCCACCCGCAAGGTCGCCCCCGCACTGGCGGCCGGCTGCACCGTGGTGATCAAGCCCGCCGCGCTCACTCCGCTGACGACCCTGTACTTCGCGAAGGTGCTCGAGGATGCCGGGCTGCCCGCCGGTGTGGTGAACGTGATCACCACGACGCAGACCGGCGCCGTGTCCGAGCCCATCATCCGCGACCCGCGGTTGCGCAAACTGTCGTTCACCGGCTCGACGCCGGTGGGTCAGGCCCTGCTCAAGCAGGCCGCGGACGGCGTCCTGCGCACCTCCATGGAGCTCGGCGGCAACGCCCCGTTCGTGATCTTCGAGGACGCCGACCTCGACAAGGCGGTGGACGGCGCGATCGCGGCGAAGTTCCGCAACATCGGGCAGGCGTGCACCGCCGCGAACCGGTTCATCGTGCACCGCTCGGTCGCCGACGCGTTCGCGCAGCGGGTCACCGAGCGCGTGCAGGGCTTCGCGATCGGCCGCGGCACCGAGGACGGTGTCACGATCGGCCCGCTGATCGATGACCGTGCGGTCGCGAAGGCCGCGCAACTGGTCGGCGACGCGGTGCAGCGCGGCGCGACGGTGCGCACCGGCGGCAACGCGATCGACGGACCGGGCACCTTCTACGAACCCACTGTCATCACCGACGTGCAGCCGGGCAGTGAGATCCTCCGCGAGGAGATCTTCGGGCCCGTTCTGGCGATCGTGCCGTTCGACACCGAGGACGAGGCCGTGCGCCTTGCCAACGACACCGAGTACGGACTCGTCTCTTACGTCTTCACCGATAACCTCGCCCGCGGGCAGCGCATGATCGAGCGGCTCGAAACCGGGATGATGGGCCTGAACATGGGCGTCGTCTCCAACGCCGCCGCCCCCTTCGGCGGCTGGAAGATGTCCGGCCTGGGCCGCGAAGGCGGTGCCGAGGGCATCCACGAATACCTTCAGACCAAATACACCCTCACCGCCAACCCGTACGGGTGA
- a CDS encoding FAD-binding monooxygenase, whose product MQFHHHGYVSGDPRRKPAAGTGIDRPEEVPDEIDVLVVGGGPAGMLLMAQLAQFPSVVTRLIERRPGRLEIGQADGIQARSVETFQAFGFAEQIIQEAYHLTVMNFWTPDKADPAKIVRTQRTVDDAQGISEFPHLIVNQARVLDYFAEVAADSPARVTPDYGLEFVTLEVADEGEYPVAVTLQYTDGPRAGEQRVVHAKYVVGCDGARSRVRDAIGCTYVGEVAQHAWGVMDVLAVTDFPDIRSKCAIQSQAGSILHIPREGGFLFRMYVDLGEVPEGDNGAVRRTSLESIIAKANAILNPYTLDVKDVAWHSVYEVGHRVTDRFDDVEAGSDREPHVFIAGDACHTHSAKAGQGMNVSMQDGFNLGWKLGQVLEGRSPGSVLSTYSAERQVIAQNLIDFDKQWSSLMAKKPEEFDSPEELGDFYVRTAEFPAGFMTQYPPSLLIGEATFQHLAEGFPIGKRFRSAPVMRVADAVPIHLGHHARADGRWRIYAFAPQTQAGQRSALDEWATWLAESTESPLARFTPVGADRDSVFDVKVIYPVPHDEVALETVPQVFLPRVGPFQLIDYEKVYATDPADEIFDLRGIDRGAGAVVVVRPDQYVATVLPLTATEELTEFFARFLLPQSAPALAV is encoded by the coding sequence ATGCAGTTCCACCACCACGGCTATGTATCAGGCGATCCCCGCAGGAAGCCGGCCGCCGGCACCGGGATCGATCGGCCGGAAGAGGTGCCCGACGAGATCGACGTGCTCGTCGTCGGCGGCGGCCCGGCAGGCATGCTGCTGATGGCGCAGCTCGCCCAGTTCCCGAGCGTCGTCACGCGCCTGATCGAGCGACGCCCCGGTCGGCTCGAGATCGGTCAGGCGGACGGCATCCAGGCCCGCAGCGTCGAGACGTTCCAGGCGTTCGGCTTCGCCGAGCAGATCATCCAAGAGGCCTACCACCTCACCGTCATGAACTTCTGGACCCCCGACAAGGCCGACCCGGCCAAGATCGTCCGCACGCAACGCACCGTCGATGACGCACAGGGGATCAGCGAGTTCCCGCATCTCATCGTCAACCAGGCCCGCGTGCTGGACTACTTCGCCGAGGTGGCCGCCGATTCGCCGGCCCGCGTGACGCCCGACTACGGCCTGGAGTTCGTGACCCTCGAGGTCGCCGACGAGGGGGAGTACCCGGTCGCCGTGACCCTGCAGTACACCGACGGTCCACGCGCCGGCGAGCAGCGCGTCGTGCATGCGAAGTACGTCGTCGGCTGCGATGGCGCGCGCAGTCGCGTGCGCGACGCGATCGGCTGCACGTACGTCGGCGAGGTCGCCCAGCATGCGTGGGGCGTCATGGACGTGCTCGCGGTCACGGATTTCCCCGATATCCGCTCCAAGTGCGCGATCCAGTCGCAGGCCGGCAGCATTCTGCACATCCCCCGCGAAGGCGGCTTCCTCTTCCGGATGTACGTCGACCTCGGCGAGGTGCCCGAAGGTGACAACGGCGCGGTGCGCCGGACGTCCCTCGAGTCGATCATCGCCAAGGCCAACGCCATCCTGAACCCCTACACGCTGGACGTGAAGGATGTCGCCTGGCACAGCGTCTACGAGGTCGGACACCGCGTCACCGACCGCTTCGATGACGTGGAGGCCGGCAGCGACCGCGAGCCGCACGTGTTCATCGCGGGCGACGCGTGCCACACGCACAGCGCCAAGGCGGGTCAGGGCATGAACGTCTCGATGCAGGACGGGTTCAACCTCGGCTGGAAGCTCGGACAGGTGCTCGAGGGTCGCAGCCCCGGGTCGGTGCTGAGCACCTACTCGGCTGAGCGTCAGGTGATCGCCCAGAACCTCATCGACTTCGACAAGCAGTGGTCGAGCCTGATGGCCAAGAAGCCCGAGGAGTTCGACAGCCCCGAGGAGCTCGGCGACTTCTACGTCCGGACCGCGGAGTTCCCCGCCGGGTTCATGACGCAATACCCGCCGTCGCTGCTGATCGGCGAGGCGACCTTCCAGCACCTGGCCGAGGGCTTCCCGATCGGGAAGCGCTTCCGCTCCGCCCCGGTCATGCGCGTCGCCGACGCCGTGCCCATCCACCTCGGCCATCACGCCCGGGCCGACGGGCGGTGGCGCATCTACGCGTTCGCCCCGCAGACCCAGGCCGGCCAGAGATCCGCACTGGACGAGTGGGCGACGTGGCTCGCCGAGTCCACGGAGTCGCCTCTTGCGCGGTTCACTCCGGTCGGCGCCGACCGCGACAGCGTCTTCGACGTGAAGGTCATCTACCCGGTGCCTCACGACGAGGTCGCACTCGAGACCGTGCCGCAGGTGTTCCTGCCTCGGGTCGGCCCGTTCCAGCTGATCGACTACGAGAAGGTCTACGCCACCGATCCGGCGGACGAGATCTTCGACCTGCGCGGCATCGACCGCGGCGCAGGCGCCGTCGTCGTGGTGCGCCCCGACCAGTACGTGGCCACGGTGCTGCCGCTGACGGCCACCGAGGAACTCACCGAGTTCTTCGCCCGCTTCCTGCTGCCGCAGAGCGCACCGGCGCTCGCCGTCTGA
- a CDS encoding GntR family transcriptional regulator, with protein MASDEIMTVAPIDQSKSQQAYHWIKGRIANQDFTPGYRLVLGSIAGELGMSVVPVREAIRQLEAEGLVTFERNVGAHVSMVDDTAYRYSMQALSILEGTATALAARRLTAEDITRARSVNDLMVEVLDHFDPRSFTALNQEFHSILFAQCANPRILDLVNAEWGRLGHLRDSTFSFVPGRAAESVREHEKILQLIESGAPLSEIEIVARRHRSATLDAFLIHEHPDEALGLPAF; from the coding sequence ATGGCGTCAGACGAAATCATGACCGTCGCCCCGATCGATCAGAGCAAGTCGCAGCAGGCGTACCACTGGATCAAGGGCCGCATCGCGAATCAGGACTTCACCCCGGGCTACCGGCTCGTGCTGGGCTCGATCGCGGGCGAACTGGGCATGAGCGTCGTGCCCGTGCGCGAGGCGATCCGCCAGCTCGAAGCCGAGGGGCTGGTCACGTTCGAGCGCAACGTCGGCGCGCACGTCTCGATGGTCGATGACACCGCGTACCGCTACAGCATGCAGGCGCTCAGCATCCTGGAGGGCACCGCCACGGCGTTGGCCGCGCGGCGACTGACGGCGGAGGACATCACCCGCGCACGGAGCGTCAACGACCTCATGGTCGAAGTCCTCGATCACTTCGATCCGCGATCGTTCACGGCGCTGAACCAGGAGTTCCACTCGATCCTGTTCGCGCAGTGCGCGAACCCGCGGATCCTCGACCTGGTGAACGCCGAATGGGGACGCCTCGGCCACCTGCGGGATTCGACCTTCAGTTTCGTCCCCGGCCGCGCCGCGGAGTCCGTGCGCGAGCACGAGAAGATCCTCCAGCTCATCGAGTCCGGCGCGCCTCTCAGCGAGATCGAGATCGTCGCCCGGCGCCACCGCTCGGCCACCCTCGACGCCTTCCTCATCCACGAACACCCCGACGAGGCCCTCGGCCTCCCCGCTTTCTGA
- the hpaE gene encoding 5-carboxymethyl-2-hydroxymuconate semialdehyde dehydrogenase — MTDTATSLQAHHVPADLPTRIQHYIDGEFVDSADGDTFDVLDPVTNETYLQAAAGKKADIDRAVAAARRAFTEGPWPRMLPRERSRVLHRVADIVESRDARLAELESFDSGLPITQALGQARRAAENFRFFADLIVAQADDAYKVPGRQLNYVNRKPIGVAGLITPWNTPFMLESWKLGPALATGNTVVLKPAEFTPLSASLWAGIFEEAGLPKGVFNLVNGLGEDAGDALVKHPDVPLISFTGESSTGQLIFGNAAPFLKGLSMELGGKSPAIVFADADLEAAVDATIFGVFSLNGERCTAGSRILVQRDIYDEFVERYAAQASRVIVGYPHDPKTEVGALVHPEHYDKVMSYVELGKSEGRLVAGGGRPDGFDTGNFVAPTVFADVPPSARIFQEEIFGPVVAITPFDTDEEALALANDTKYGLAAYVWTSDLKRAHNFAQSVEAGMVWLNSNNVRDLRTPFGGVKASGLGHEGGYRSIDFYTDQQAVHITLGEAHNPTFGKAEHHTETDLDDPDPR; from the coding sequence ATGACCGACACCGCCACCAGCCTGCAGGCCCACCACGTTCCGGCCGACCTGCCCACCCGCATCCAGCACTACATCGACGGCGAATTCGTCGACAGCGCCGACGGCGACACCTTCGACGTGCTCGATCCGGTCACCAACGAGACGTACCTGCAGGCGGCCGCCGGCAAGAAGGCCGACATCGACCGCGCCGTCGCCGCCGCCCGCCGCGCCTTCACCGAGGGCCCCTGGCCCCGGATGCTGCCCCGCGAGCGTTCCCGCGTCCTGCACCGCGTCGCGGACATCGTCGAGTCCCGCGACGCGCGCCTGGCCGAGCTGGAGTCCTTCGACTCCGGTCTGCCGATCACGCAGGCGCTCGGCCAGGCACGCCGGGCCGCAGAGAACTTCCGCTTCTTCGCCGACCTGATCGTGGCTCAGGCCGACGATGCGTACAAGGTGCCGGGGCGCCAGCTGAACTACGTCAACCGCAAGCCGATCGGCGTGGCCGGCCTGATCACGCCCTGGAACACGCCGTTCATGCTGGAGTCGTGGAAGCTCGGCCCGGCACTGGCCACCGGCAACACGGTCGTGCTCAAACCGGCCGAGTTCACGCCGCTGTCGGCGTCGCTGTGGGCCGGGATCTTCGAAGAGGCCGGACTGCCGAAGGGCGTGTTCAACCTCGTCAACGGACTCGGTGAGGATGCCGGAGACGCACTGGTCAAGCATCCCGATGTCCCGCTCATCTCGTTCACCGGTGAGAGCAGCACCGGCCAGCTGATCTTCGGCAACGCCGCCCCCTTCCTGAAGGGACTGTCGATGGAGCTCGGCGGCAAGTCGCCGGCGATCGTGTTCGCCGACGCCGACCTCGAGGCCGCCGTCGACGCCACCATCTTCGGCGTCTTCTCCCTCAACGGCGAGCGCTGCACCGCCGGCAGCCGCATCCTGGTGCAGCGCGACATCTACGACGAGTTCGTCGAGCGCTACGCGGCCCAGGCGTCCCGCGTCATCGTGGGCTATCCGCACGACCCGAAGACCGAAGTGGGCGCCCTCGTGCACCCGGAGCACTACGACAAGGTGATGAGCTATGTCGAGCTCGGCAAGTCCGAGGGCCGCCTGGTCGCCGGTGGCGGGCGCCCGGACGGCTTCGACACGGGCAACTTCGTCGCACCCACCGTCTTCGCCGACGTCCCGCCCAGCGCGCGCATCTTCCAGGAGGAGATCTTCGGCCCGGTCGTGGCGATCACGCCCTTCGACACCGACGAGGAGGCGCTGGCGCTGGCCAACGACACCAAGTACGGCCTGGCCGCCTACGTCTGGACCAGCGATCTGAAGCGCGCGCACAACTTCGCGCAGTCCGTCGAGGCCGGCATGGTCTGGCTCAACTCGAACAACGTGCGCGACCTGCGCACCCCGTTCGGCGGAGTGAAGGCGTCCGGGCTCGGCCACGAGGGCGGCTACCGCTCGATCGACTTCTACACCGACCAGCAGGCCGTGCACATCACTCTCGGCGAGGCCCACAACCCGACCTTCGGCAAGGCCGAGCACCACACCGAGACCGACCTCGACGACCCCGACCCGCGCTGA
- a CDS encoding thiamine pyrophosphate-binding protein produces MPTVSAHVAATLARHIDHVFGVMGNGNAYFLDALQRSTDVGYTAVRHEAGGVTAADAYHRAGGGLAAATATYGAGFTNTLTALAEAVQAHVPLVLVVGDEPTSGPRPWDVDQIALASAVGARTYTVGRTDAAATTVIAIEHALTYRVPTVLAIPYDVATLDAGPVPDAPEPRLPHPLAPAGPFAEQTIRDVAAALAGAKRPFLLAGRGAWIAGAGEVLGELADATGAVTASTALGRGIFPRSEFDLGVTGGFGAEAAMQLVTEADVAVVFGASLNQFTMRFGSLFGPRTRIFQVDIAPAATHPHVGGYLRGDAAAVARAIAAELARTPAVPSGWRERLDIPALRAYEAGDDIAPDGALDPRSAAARIGEILESTDALRDRVVVSDGGHFIGWANMYWPVAAPDRMMMVGTAFQSIGMGFASVPGAALAQPDATIVLTTGDGGGLMALADLESAVRVAAGRGLAVVWNDAAYGAEVNLYGLKGLAKEPMLIPQVDFAEVARGFGARGVVVRTLADLDRLAEWARVPASDRPFLLLDLRISGSVIAPYQLEIIRVNS; encoded by the coding sequence ATGCCCACCGTCTCCGCGCACGTCGCCGCCACGCTCGCTCGCCACATCGACCACGTCTTCGGCGTCATGGGCAACGGCAACGCGTACTTCCTCGACGCGCTCCAGCGCTCCACCGACGTCGGCTACACGGCCGTGCGCCACGAGGCCGGCGGCGTCACGGCCGCCGACGCCTACCACCGCGCCGGTGGGGGCCTCGCCGCGGCGACCGCCACCTACGGCGCCGGATTCACGAACACGCTCACCGCGCTGGCCGAAGCGGTGCAGGCGCACGTCCCCCTCGTGCTGGTCGTCGGCGACGAGCCGACCTCGGGACCCCGGCCGTGGGACGTCGACCAGATCGCCCTGGCCTCGGCCGTCGGGGCACGCACGTACACGGTCGGGCGAACGGATGCCGCGGCGACGACCGTCATCGCGATCGAGCACGCGCTGACGTACCGGGTGCCCACCGTGCTGGCCATCCCGTACGACGTCGCGACGCTCGATGCCGGACCCGTGCCCGACGCTCCCGAACCCCGCCTGCCGCATCCGTTGGCACCGGCGGGTCCGTTCGCCGAGCAGACGATCCGCGATGTCGCGGCGGCGCTGGCCGGAGCGAAGCGGCCGTTCCTGCTCGCCGGACGCGGGGCGTGGATCGCGGGCGCCGGCGAGGTGCTCGGCGAGCTGGCGGACGCGACCGGAGCCGTCACCGCGTCGACCGCGCTCGGCCGGGGGATCTTCCCGCGCTCCGAGTTCGACCTCGGCGTCACCGGCGGCTTCGGCGCGGAGGCTGCCATGCAGCTCGTCACCGAGGCCGACGTCGCCGTGGTCTTCGGCGCCTCGCTCAACCAGTTCACGATGCGGTTCGGGTCGCTGTTCGGGCCGCGGACGCGCATCTTCCAGGTCGACATCGCGCCGGCCGCGACGCATCCGCACGTGGGTGGCTATCTCCGGGGGGATGCCGCGGCCGTCGCCCGCGCGATCGCCGCCGAGCTCGCGCGCACTCCCGCGGTTCCGAGCGGTTGGCGTGAGCGCCTCGACATCCCTGCCCTGCGTGCGTACGAGGCGGGCGACGACATCGCTCCCGATGGCGCACTGGATCCGCGCTCGGCGGCGGCGAGGATCGGCGAGATCCTCGAGAGCACCGACGCGCTGCGGGACCGGGTCGTCGTCTCGGACGGTGGGCACTTCATCGGGTGGGCGAACATGTACTGGCCGGTCGCCGCGCCCGACCGCATGATGATGGTCGGCACGGCGTTCCAGTCGATCGGCATGGGCTTCGCGAGCGTTCCCGGCGCTGCCCTCGCGCAGCCGGACGCGACGATCGTTCTGACCACGGGCGACGGCGGCGGGCTGATGGCCCTCGCGGACCTGGAGTCGGCGGTGCGCGTCGCCGCGGGCCGCGGCCTGGCGGTGGTCTGGAACGACGCCGCCTACGGCGCCGAGGTGAACCTGTACGGACTGAAGGGCCTCGCGAAGGAGCCCATGCTCATTCCGCAGGTCGACTTCGCCGAGGTCGCCCGCGGGTTCGGAGCGCGGGGAGTCGTCGTTCGCACCTTGGCGGACCTGGACCGGCTCGCCGAATGGGCCCGGGTCCCGGCATCCGATCGTCCGTTCCTGCTGCTGGACCTGCGGATCTCGGGATCGGTCATCGCGCCGTACCAGCTCGAGATCATCCGCGTGAACTCGTGA
- a CDS encoding IclR family transcriptional regulator, with product MTETATAPASQTLSRGIRILEILASARQPLSIDETARRLGVHRSVAYRLLRTLEDHGLVTRDGTGRIQLGARMAALAAGVAHDLQAEALPELTAVANELGATCFIAVLDADECVTLASVEPRHATASVAQRPGSRHPVTAGAPGKAILSVLPQSQWPGEVTDRLRREVTDAADRGFATSHDEVIPTLRSVSVPLMLRGRPPAAIAVVYVASAHEPAEIAARLQRSAAVIQDALGS from the coding sequence ATGACGGAGACCGCCACCGCGCCCGCGTCCCAGACGTTGAGCCGCGGCATCCGGATCCTGGAGATCCTCGCGAGCGCGCGCCAGCCGCTGTCGATCGACGAGACGGCCCGCCGGCTGGGCGTGCATCGGTCCGTCGCGTACCGGCTGTTGCGCACGCTCGAGGATCACGGCCTCGTCACCCGGGACGGCACGGGCCGGATCCAGCTCGGTGCGCGCATGGCCGCCCTCGCGGCGGGAGTCGCGCACGATCTGCAAGCCGAGGCCCTGCCCGAGCTGACCGCCGTCGCCAACGAACTCGGCGCGACCTGCTTCATCGCCGTGCTCGACGCGGACGAGTGCGTCACGCTCGCCAGCGTCGAGCCCCGGCACGCGACCGCGTCGGTCGCCCAGCGGCCGGGGTCGCGGCATCCGGTCACCGCCGGCGCCCCCGGCAAGGCGATCCTGTCGGTGCTGCCGCAGAGCCAGTGGCCCGGCGAGGTGACCGATCGGCTTCGCCGGGAGGTGACGGATGCCGCGGACCGCGGATTCGCGACCAGCCACGACGAGGTGATCCCGACGCTGCGATCCGTGTCCGTCCCGCTGATGCTGCGCGGTCGCCCGCCCGCCGCGATCGCCGTCGTCTACGTCGCGAGTGCGCACGAACCTGCGGAGATCGCCGCGCGGCTGCAGCGATCCGCGGCCGTGATCCAGGACGCGTTGGGCAGTTGA